Proteins from a single region of Macaca nemestrina isolate mMacNem1 chromosome 13, mMacNem.hap1, whole genome shotgun sequence:
- the LOC105486502 gene encoding Krueppel-like factor 11 isoform X2, with translation MDICESILERKRHDSERSTCSILEQTDMEAVEALVCMSSWGQRSQKGDLLRIRPLTPVSDSGDVTTTVHMDAATPELPKDFHSLSTLCITPPQSPDLMEPSTRTPVSPQVTDSKACTATDVLQSSAIAATALSRGAEWDLLGLEPVPSSPCRAMGTSVIQHTGESPAACFPTTQTPDCRLPDSREGEEQFLGHFETLQDTHLTDTLLNTNLVSCQPCLHKSGGLLLTDKGQQAGWPVAVQTCSPKNYENDLPRKTTPLISVSVPAPPVLCQMIPVTGQSGMLPAFLKPPPQLSVGTVRPILAQAAPAPQPVFVGHPVPQGAVMLVLPQGALPPPAPCAASVMAAGNTKLLPLAPAPVFIASSQNSVPQVDFSRRRNYVCSFPGCRKTYFKSSHLKAHLRTHTGEKPFNCSWDGCDKKFARSDELSRHRRTHTGEKKFVCPVCDRRFMRSDHLTKHARRHMTTKKIPGWQAEVGKLNRIASAESPGSPLFTMPASA, from the exons ATGGACATATGTGAGTCCATCCTGGAGAGGAAGCGGCATGACAGCGAAAGGTCTACGTGCAGCATCTTGGAGCAGACAGACATGGAAGCTGTTGAGGCTCTTGTTTGTATGAGCTCCTGGGGTCAAAGATCCCAGAAAGGTGACCTGTTGCGGATAAGACCTCTCACGCCTGTCTCTGATTCTGGGGATGTCACCACCACTGTGCATATGGATGCAGCCACACCTGAACTACCAAAAGACTTCCATTCTTTATCAACTCTG tgcaTAACGCCTCCTCAGAGCCCTGATCTCATGGAGCCATCGACAAGGACACCTGTTTCTCCCCAAGTAACAGATTCCAAAGCATGCACAGCCACAGACGTCCTCCAGTCCTCTGCCATAGCGGCCACAGCGCTGAGCCGGGGCGCCGAGTGGGACTTGCTGGGTTTGGAGCCAGTGCCCAGCTCTCCCTGCAGGGCCATGGGGACCAGTGTGATCCAACACACTGGGGAGAGCCCTGCTGCCTGCTTTCCCACCACGCAGACTCCAGATTGCCGGCTTCCTGACAGCAGAGAAGGAGAAGAGCAGTTTCTGGGACACTTTGAAACTCTACAGGACACACACCTCACAGACACTTTACTCAACACTAACTTGGTGTCCTGTCAGCCCTGCTTGCACAAGTCTGGTGGCCTGCTCCTCACTGACAAAGGCCAGCAGGCAGGGTGGCCTGTTGCAGTTCAGACTTGCTCACCAAAGAATTATGAAAATGACCTGCCCAGGAAAACCACTCCTCTGATTTCTGTCTCTGTCCCTGCTCCCCCTGTCCTTTGCCAGATGATCCCCGTGACTGGACAAAGTGGCATGTTACCAGCTTTTTTGAAGCCCCCTCCCCAGTTGTCTGTGGGGACTGTGAGACCCATCCTAGCTCAGGCTGCTCCAGCGCCTCAACCTGTGTTCGTGGGACATCCGGTGCCTCAGGGAGCTGTGATGTTGGTCCTGCCCCAGGGAGCCCTCCCTCCGCCTGCCCCCTGTGCAGCCAGTGTCATGGCTGCCGGGAATACCAAGTTGTTGCCCCTCGCCCCTGCTCCAGTGTTCATCGCCTCTAGCCAAAACTCTGTCCCTCAGGTAGACTTCTCCCGAAGGAGGAACTATGTTTGCAGCTTCCCAGGTTGCCGGAAGACCTACTTCAAAAGTTCCCACCTTAAGGCCCATCTTCGCACTCACACAG GGGAGAAGCCTTTCAACTGCAGCTGGGATGGCTGTGATAAAAAGTTTGCTCGTTCGGACGAGCTATCTCGCCACCGCAGAACTCACACAGGGGAGAAGAAGTTTGTGTGCCCGGTGTGTGACCGACGTTTCATGCGCAGTGACCACCTGACGAAGCATGCCCGGCGCCACATGACGACCAAGAAGATCCCAggctggcaggcagaggttggcaAGCTGAACAGAATCGCCTCTGCAGAGAGCCCAGGGAGCCCACTGTTCACCATGCCAGCCTCTGCCTGA
- the LOC105486502 gene encoding Krueppel-like factor 11 isoform X1 codes for MHTPDSAGPDDARAVDIMDICESILERKRHDSERSTCSILEQTDMEAVEALVCMSSWGQRSQKGDLLRIRPLTPVSDSGDVTTTVHMDAATPELPKDFHSLSTLCITPPQSPDLMEPSTRTPVSPQVTDSKACTATDVLQSSAIAATALSRGAEWDLLGLEPVPSSPCRAMGTSVIQHTGESPAACFPTTQTPDCRLPDSREGEEQFLGHFETLQDTHLTDTLLNTNLVSCQPCLHKSGGLLLTDKGQQAGWPVAVQTCSPKNYENDLPRKTTPLISVSVPAPPVLCQMIPVTGQSGMLPAFLKPPPQLSVGTVRPILAQAAPAPQPVFVGHPVPQGAVMLVLPQGALPPPAPCAASVMAAGNTKLLPLAPAPVFIASSQNSVPQVDFSRRRNYVCSFPGCRKTYFKSSHLKAHLRTHTGEKPFNCSWDGCDKKFARSDELSRHRRTHTGEKKFVCPVCDRRFMRSDHLTKHARRHMTTKKIPGWQAEVGKLNRIASAESPGSPLFTMPASA; via the exons GTTGACATCATGGACATATGTGAGTCCATCCTGGAGAGGAAGCGGCATGACAGCGAAAGGTCTACGTGCAGCATCTTGGAGCAGACAGACATGGAAGCTGTTGAGGCTCTTGTTTGTATGAGCTCCTGGGGTCAAAGATCCCAGAAAGGTGACCTGTTGCGGATAAGACCTCTCACGCCTGTCTCTGATTCTGGGGATGTCACCACCACTGTGCATATGGATGCAGCCACACCTGAACTACCAAAAGACTTCCATTCTTTATCAACTCTG tgcaTAACGCCTCCTCAGAGCCCTGATCTCATGGAGCCATCGACAAGGACACCTGTTTCTCCCCAAGTAACAGATTCCAAAGCATGCACAGCCACAGACGTCCTCCAGTCCTCTGCCATAGCGGCCACAGCGCTGAGCCGGGGCGCCGAGTGGGACTTGCTGGGTTTGGAGCCAGTGCCCAGCTCTCCCTGCAGGGCCATGGGGACCAGTGTGATCCAACACACTGGGGAGAGCCCTGCTGCCTGCTTTCCCACCACGCAGACTCCAGATTGCCGGCTTCCTGACAGCAGAGAAGGAGAAGAGCAGTTTCTGGGACACTTTGAAACTCTACAGGACACACACCTCACAGACACTTTACTCAACACTAACTTGGTGTCCTGTCAGCCCTGCTTGCACAAGTCTGGTGGCCTGCTCCTCACTGACAAAGGCCAGCAGGCAGGGTGGCCTGTTGCAGTTCAGACTTGCTCACCAAAGAATTATGAAAATGACCTGCCCAGGAAAACCACTCCTCTGATTTCTGTCTCTGTCCCTGCTCCCCCTGTCCTTTGCCAGATGATCCCCGTGACTGGACAAAGTGGCATGTTACCAGCTTTTTTGAAGCCCCCTCCCCAGTTGTCTGTGGGGACTGTGAGACCCATCCTAGCTCAGGCTGCTCCAGCGCCTCAACCTGTGTTCGTGGGACATCCGGTGCCTCAGGGAGCTGTGATGTTGGTCCTGCCCCAGGGAGCCCTCCCTCCGCCTGCCCCCTGTGCAGCCAGTGTCATGGCTGCCGGGAATACCAAGTTGTTGCCCCTCGCCCCTGCTCCAGTGTTCATCGCCTCTAGCCAAAACTCTGTCCCTCAGGTAGACTTCTCCCGAAGGAGGAACTATGTTTGCAGCTTCCCAGGTTGCCGGAAGACCTACTTCAAAAGTTCCCACCTTAAGGCCCATCTTCGCACTCACACAG GGGAGAAGCCTTTCAACTGCAGCTGGGATGGCTGTGATAAAAAGTTTGCTCGTTCGGACGAGCTATCTCGCCACCGCAGAACTCACACAGGGGAGAAGAAGTTTGTGTGCCCGGTGTGTGACCGACGTTTCATGCGCAGTGACCACCTGACGAAGCATGCCCGGCGCCACATGACGACCAAGAAGATCCCAggctggcaggcagaggttggcaAGCTGAACAGAATCGCCTCTGCAGAGAGCCCAGGGAGCCCACTGTTCACCATGCCAGCCTCTGCCTGA